A single Pirellulaceae bacterium DNA region contains:
- a CDS encoding DUF1549 domain-containing protein, whose amino-acid sequence MQLFWVRLLMISVFLNLEAMLAAETKQGDVEFFEKKVRPILTEHCYECHSEEAGKRKGGLWLDRKVGWETGGDMGAAIVPGDSEGSLLIQSVRYESLEMPPKQKLPKHLIATLEEWVRRGAYDPRLDTGSTPKGDAVIDMVVGRQFWSFQPVIEPVLPIVSDTTWSRSVIDHFVLAKLEANKLRPAPDATRDVILRRVTMALTGLPPTIAEQDAYFADESPNALEAVVNRLLSSDTFAERWARHWLDILRYADTSGGGGSKTLTDAWRLRNYVIDSFRKDKPLNELIREHIAGDLLPFSSHQEEVDQLVATGFLVLGPHNYGGQDKELLSLEIVDEQVDTIGKAFLGMTIGCARCHDHKFDPIPTRDYYALAGIFLSTKSVKNESAAEWFTRPYPLSPKQKAEREAKEARISSLEQEISLLKEQIKASQEESDAASKRQSDGTLLNHEPDQGSGVTLNAELTGKEGLLQQLQQEKEPDQPTVMCVGEVDTPKDTAVRIRGLPRALGAMAPRGFLQVVTTLGSAVPKIEKGSGRLELANWIASDENPLTARVLANRIWQHLFGYGIVRTPDNLGTTGSLPTHPELLDYLALQLIRNDWSARKLIREIVLSRSWQMASQEGDPNGGKFDPENVLLWRAHKRRLDAESLRDSI is encoded by the coding sequence ATGCAACTTTTTTGGGTTCGACTTCTGATGATCAGCGTGTTTCTGAACTTGGAGGCGATGTTAGCCGCTGAGACGAAACAAGGTGACGTCGAATTCTTTGAGAAAAAGGTCCGACCGATACTGACTGAACACTGTTACGAGTGTCATTCGGAGGAAGCCGGCAAACGCAAAGGAGGACTCTGGCTGGATCGCAAGGTCGGTTGGGAAACCGGTGGTGATATGGGTGCTGCGATCGTTCCGGGGGATAGTGAAGGAAGTTTGTTGATACAGAGTGTGCGTTACGAATCTTTGGAAATGCCACCGAAGCAGAAACTGCCGAAACATCTGATTGCGACCCTGGAAGAGTGGGTGCGTCGCGGCGCCTATGATCCTCGGCTCGACACGGGATCGACCCCCAAGGGCGACGCTGTGATTGACATGGTGGTCGGGCGTCAATTCTGGTCCTTCCAGCCAGTGATCGAACCCGTACTTCCAATTGTTAGCGACACCACCTGGTCACGCTCGGTCATTGATCATTTCGTGCTTGCTAAGCTTGAGGCTAATAAGCTCAGGCCAGCCCCGGATGCGACACGTGATGTGATTCTGCGGCGGGTGACGATGGCCTTGACCGGGCTTCCTCCCACCATTGCCGAGCAGGACGCATATTTTGCTGATGAATCGCCAAATGCTTTGGAGGCCGTTGTCAACCGTCTGCTGAGTTCGGACACGTTTGCCGAACGATGGGCGAGGCACTGGTTAGATATTCTGCGTTATGCGGACACGAGTGGAGGTGGCGGCAGTAAAACGTTGACGGATGCTTGGCGTTTGCGCAATTACGTCATCGATTCTTTTCGGAAGGACAAGCCACTAAACGAATTGATCCGGGAACACATTGCCGGGGATCTTCTGCCTTTTTCCAGCCACCAAGAAGAGGTCGACCAGCTTGTCGCGACCGGTTTCCTCGTCCTCGGCCCGCACAATTACGGAGGCCAGGACAAGGAACTGTTATCGCTTGAAATAGTTGACGAGCAAGTGGATACAATCGGCAAAGCCTTTCTGGGCATGACCATCGGCTGTGCACGCTGCCATGATCACAAATTCGATCCGATTCCTACTCGTGATTACTACGCGCTGGCTGGAATTTTCTTGAGCACGAAATCGGTCAAGAACGAGTCTGCCGCTGAGTGGTTCACCCGTCCTTATCCGCTATCGCCAAAACAGAAAGCCGAGCGCGAGGCGAAGGAGGCGCGAATCAGCAGTTTAGAGCAGGAGATCAGCCTTCTGAAGGAACAAATCAAGGCGAGCCAGGAAGAAAGCGATGCGGCTTCGAAGCGACAGTCGGACGGGACACTTCTTAACCATGAACCGGACCAAGGTTCCGGCGTTACACTGAACGCTGAGTTAACAGGGAAAGAAGGCCTTCTGCAGCAACTCCAGCAGGAGAAAGAACCCGACCAACCCACGGTGATGTGTGTCGGAGAGGTCGATACGCCGAAGGACACAGCGGTGCGGATACGCGGTTTACCGCGAGCGTTGGGAGCGATGGCTCCAAGAGGTTTTCTTCAGGTTGTCACCACTTTGGGTAGTGCTGTTCCAAAGATTGAAAAAGGAAGCGGCCGTTTGGAATTGGCAAATTGGATTGCGAGTGACGAAAATCCACTGACTGCTCGTGTTCTTGCCAATCGCATTTGGCAGCATTTGTTCGGATATGGTATCGTGCGAACGCCGGACAACTTAGGCACCACCGGCAGTCTACCCACTCACCCTGAATTGCTCGATTATTTAGCGCTGCAACTTATTCGGAACGATTGGTCGGCACGAAAACTTATCAGGGAAATTGTCCTGTCCCGGAGTTGGCAGATGGCCAGCCAGGAAGGTGATCCCAACGGTGGCAAGTTCGACCCGGAAAACGTGTTGCTCTGGCGCGCCCACAAACGTCGACTCGATGCTGAAAGCCTACGGGATTCTATTT